A genomic window from Mesorhizobium sp. 131-2-1 includes:
- a CDS encoding SRPBCC family protein, translating to MPSTVRLHRVLATKPEKVYRAFTEADALAKWLPPNGFTCTVHSFEAKVGGTFKMSFRNFTTGDSHSFGGEYLELVPGERLRYTDRFDDPNLPGEIQVTVILKKVSRGTDLDITQAGIPDAIPVEACYLGWQESLRNLAKLVEPEINQ from the coding sequence ATGCCAAGCACCGTACGTTTGCACCGCGTTCTGGCGACCAAGCCGGAGAAGGTTTACCGCGCATTCACGGAAGCGGACGCGCTGGCGAAATGGCTTCCGCCGAACGGCTTCACCTGCACGGTGCACAGCTTCGAGGCGAAGGTCGGCGGCACGTTCAAGATGTCCTTCCGCAATTTCACCACCGGTGACAGCCATTCCTTCGGCGGCGAATATCTCGAGCTCGTTCCGGGCGAGCGCCTGCGCTACACCGACAGGTTCGACGACCCCAATCTGCCGGGCGAGATCCAGGTCACCGTGATCCTGAAGAAAGTATCGCGCGGCACCGATCTCGATATCACGCAGGCAGGCATTCCGGACGCCATTCCGGTCGAAGCCTGCTATCTCGGCTGGCAGGAGTCGCTCCGCAACCTGGCAAAACTCGTCGAGCCCGAGATCAATCAGTAA
- a CDS encoding FAD-dependent oxidoreductase: MAERKDGRTLLPNGAGADYDLIIVGGGLAGSSLAIALAGRGARVLIVEQQDEFRDRIRGEVLMPWGSLEAQRLGIYALLLGSCATEAAYYSRFRDGSLQAVRDLIATTPSRTCCMTFPHPQMQTVLLKHAENLGTEVKRGSVASAVTFGDVPRVHIGSDAKGLSARLVVLADGKDSRLRSLLGFEVRHDPEQLITAGMILEGDVDCSEFLASNAPPRANTINLFYDPRGGRMAIAMKIAPGRNRIYLIHHKDVLPKRLSGRHSVEEMIRQLHATGAPGHWFDRARQAGPFASFDGSHRWVDRPCRDGVVLVGDTAAATDPAWGRGLSRTLRDVRLLRDRLLENPDWRSAAEAYAGDHDDFYGCMRRLEAMETALLFERGEAADRRRQHAFALFARDPTRVPDVVGLGPEAPSDDLARARYFGEI, from the coding sequence ATGGCAGAGAGGAAAGACGGCCGGACTCTGTTACCCAACGGCGCTGGCGCCGACTATGACCTGATCATTGTTGGTGGTGGTCTTGCGGGATCCTCGCTGGCCATCGCCCTTGCCGGTCGCGGCGCGCGAGTTCTCATCGTCGAACAGCAGGACGAATTCAGGGACCGCATCCGTGGAGAGGTTCTCATGCCCTGGGGAAGTCTCGAGGCCCAGCGCCTGGGCATCTATGCTTTGCTTCTGGGAAGTTGCGCCACCGAGGCGGCCTACTATTCAAGATTCAGGGACGGCTCGCTGCAGGCTGTGCGGGACTTGATCGCGACGACGCCTTCCCGGACCTGTTGCATGACGTTTCCCCATCCGCAGATGCAAACGGTTCTGTTGAAACATGCCGAGAACCTGGGAACGGAGGTGAAGCGCGGGAGCGTGGCCTCGGCGGTGACATTTGGCGATGTCCCACGAGTTCACATCGGCAGCGACGCCAAGGGACTCTCGGCGCGCCTGGTCGTCCTGGCGGATGGCAAGGACTCGCGTCTACGTTCGCTTCTTGGATTTGAGGTGAGGCATGACCCGGAACAGCTGATCACGGCCGGCATGATCCTGGAGGGCGACGTCGATTGTTCGGAGTTTCTCGCCAGCAATGCCCCACCGCGGGCAAACACCATCAATCTCTTTTATGATCCCAGGGGCGGGCGCATGGCAATCGCGATGAAAATTGCGCCTGGGCGCAACCGCATCTATCTCATCCACCACAAGGATGTTCTGCCGAAGCGCCTTTCCGGCCGTCATTCGGTGGAGGAGATGATACGGCAGCTGCATGCAACGGGCGCGCCCGGCCACTGGTTCGATCGGGCACGGCAGGCAGGTCCGTTTGCCAGCTTCGACGGGTCGCATCGATGGGTCGACAGGCCCTGTCGCGACGGGGTTGTTCTGGTCGGCGATACAGCGGCCGCCACCGACCCTGCCTGGGGCAGGGGGCTGTCACGGACGCTTCGCGATGTCCGGTTGTTGCGGGACCGATTGCTCGAAAACCCCGACTGGCGATCGGCGGCCGAGGCCTACGCTGGCGACCACGATGATTTCTACGGCTGCATGCGACGACTGGAGGCGATGGAGACAGCTTTGCTGTTCGAGCGCGGAGAGGCGGCCGACCGGCGGCGCCAGCATGCCTTTGCGCTTTTTGCCCGCGATCCGACGCGGGTTCCGGATGTCGTCGGATTGGGACCCGAGGCTCCCTCGGATGATCTGGCGCGTGCTCGTTACTTCGGAGAAATCTGA
- a CDS encoding ketopantoate reductase family protein, with the protein MGGYVGARLAEAGGDVSFIARGAHLQAMRQSGLRIQSDLGNILLSNVSASDAPADIGPVDLVIFAVKLYDSEKAAAALGPLIGGNTRVVTLQNGIDGIGILRRHIPSDRVIGGATYLSAFIKQPGEVVHAGGLLDILVGGYRDPVIKDFQALCDRAVGLELKPVADIEDVLWEKFVTLAAFSGGTSLMRSGIGPILDDPEARIFIEQLRDEGMAVAAAAGHPMAEGFEGRVMTRWTAFPRHVKSSMANDLERGKPIEVAWLSGRMHALGVEFGIATPGHTAVFRALHLYAAGAAS; encoded by the coding sequence ATCGGCGGCTATGTCGGCGCCAGGCTCGCCGAGGCGGGGGGCGACGTCAGCTTCATTGCTCGCGGTGCCCATTTGCAGGCAATGCGCCAGAGCGGCCTGCGCATTCAAAGCGACCTCGGCAACATCCTGCTGTCAAATGTATCCGCGAGCGATGCGCCGGCCGACATCGGTCCTGTCGATCTGGTGATTTTCGCGGTCAAGCTCTACGACAGCGAGAAGGCCGCCGCCGCGCTCGGGCCGCTCATCGGCGGGAACACGCGCGTCGTGACGCTGCAAAACGGCATCGACGGCATCGGCATACTGCGCCGCCATATTCCCAGCGACAGGGTGATCGGTGGGGCCACCTACTTGTCCGCATTCATCAAACAGCCCGGAGAAGTCGTCCACGCGGGCGGGCTGCTTGACATCCTCGTCGGCGGATACCGCGACCCTGTCATCAAGGACTTCCAGGCACTGTGCGATCGGGCCGTCGGGCTCGAGCTGAAGCCGGTTGCCGACATCGAGGATGTCCTTTGGGAGAAGTTCGTGACATTGGCGGCCTTCTCCGGCGGAACGTCGCTCATGCGCTCCGGGATCGGTCCGATCCTCGACGACCCTGAAGCCCGTATCTTCATCGAGCAGTTGCGCGACGAGGGGATGGCGGTCGCCGCGGCCGCCGGCCATCCGATGGCCGAGGGGTTCGAGGGGCGCGTAATGACCAGATGGACCGCATTTCCACGGCACGTAAAATCGTCGATGGCCAACGACCTCGAACGGGGAAAGCCGATCGAGGTCGCCTGGCTGTCCGGGCGGATGCACGCGTTGGGCGTCGAGTTCGGTATCGCGACCCCTGGCCACACGGCGGTCTTCCGCGCCTTGCATCTCTACGCAGCAGGTGCCGCTTCCTAG
- a CDS encoding putative RiPP precursor, with product MTKKTYEKPELVKKDKLSRVTAGNGGSVIANGPGPS from the coding sequence ATGACCAAGAAAACCTATGAAAAGCCCGAGCTTGTGAAGAAGGACAAGCTTTCGCGCGTGACCGCTGGCAATGGCGGTTCGGTGATCGCCAATGGCCCTGGGCCGTCCTGA
- a CDS encoding sensor histidine kinase — protein sequence MLEAFLGGYLRRWGRLSLALQFFIAGGVGLLAAMLVVGLWVTSQIREGVITNSAATTALYVDSVIAPLLPDMRKSRELGDTVKRALDETLGQGALGNRLVSFKLWRRDGTILYAKDPTLIGKTFEPNAHLIAAFGGNVVAEYNDVSDDVENRDNKTFAQPLFEIYNPVREPWSGEVVAVSEFYEVADEFQATLRAALWSSWLVVAGATAAALALLSGIVFRGSRTIETQRAALEAKIAELQAALSQNSTLRQRVQRASRRATAINERYLRRIGADLHDGPAQLVALAALRMDSPILLDPAASSELREAEISGIHKTLGEAMREIRGICNGLVLPQIETQAVPDILRLAVKEHERRTSSRVALTLPARLPELGTSEKISIYRFVQEGLNNAWRHGKGKDQAVRAGTKGGRLMVEVMDGGPGFDPGKSEGLGLAGLRERIESIGGQFETLSGPQGTRLVITLSVEEQP from the coding sequence TTGCTCGAAGCTTTCTTGGGGGGATATTTGCGGCGCTGGGGCAGGCTTTCGCTCGCCCTGCAGTTCTTCATTGCCGGCGGCGTCGGACTGCTGGCGGCAATGCTTGTGGTCGGGCTTTGGGTGACCTCGCAGATCCGGGAGGGCGTGATAACCAACTCCGCCGCGACCACGGCGCTCTATGTCGACAGCGTGATCGCGCCGCTGCTGCCCGACATGCGCAAGAGCCGCGAGCTCGGCGACACCGTCAAGCGGGCGCTGGACGAGACGCTCGGCCAGGGCGCGCTCGGCAACCGGCTGGTCTCGTTCAAGCTGTGGCGACGCGACGGCACCATCCTCTATGCCAAGGACCCGACATTGATCGGCAAGACGTTCGAGCCGAACGCACACCTGATCGCCGCCTTCGGCGGCAATGTCGTGGCCGAGTACAACGACGTCTCCGACGATGTCGAAAACAGGGACAACAAGACTTTCGCCCAGCCGCTGTTCGAGATCTACAATCCGGTGCGCGAGCCCTGGTCGGGCGAAGTCGTTGCCGTGTCGGAATTCTACGAGGTCGCCGACGAGTTCCAGGCGACGCTGAGGGCGGCACTTTGGTCGAGCTGGCTGGTGGTGGCGGGCGCCACGGCGGCGGCGCTGGCGCTGTTGTCCGGCATCGTCTTTCGCGGCAGCCGCACCATCGAGACGCAGCGCGCGGCGCTCGAGGCCAAGATCGCGGAATTGCAGGCGGCGCTGTCGCAGAATTCGACGCTGCGCCAGCGCGTGCAGCGCGCCTCGCGTCGCGCCACCGCCATCAACGAGCGCTACCTCAGGCGCATCGGCGCCGACCTGCATGACGGGCCGGCGCAGCTTGTCGCGCTCGCCGCGCTCAGGATGGACAGCCCGATCCTGCTTGATCCCGCCGCTTCGAGCGAGTTGCGCGAGGCCGAGATATCAGGCATCCATAAGACGCTCGGCGAGGCGATGCGCGAGATCCGCGGCATCTGCAACGGTTTGGTGCTGCCGCAGATCGAAACACAGGCCGTGCCCGACATATTGCGGCTGGCGGTGAAGGAACATGAACGCCGCACAAGCAGCAGGGTGGCGCTGACGCTTCCCGCCCGCTTGCCTGAACTCGGCACTTCCGAGAAGATCAGCATCTACCGTTTCGTCCAGGAAGGATTGAACAATGCCTGGCGGCACGGAAAGGGCAAGGATCAGGCGGTGCGGGCAGGCACGAAAGGTGGCAGGCTGATGGTCGAGGTGATGGACGGAGGTCCCGGCTTCGATCCGGGCAAGAGCGAAGGGCTCGGGCTTGCGGGCTTGCGGGAACGCATCGAGAGCATTGGCGGGCAGTTCGAGACGCTGTCCGGCCCGCAAGGCACGCGATTGGTAATTACATTGTCTGTCGAGGAGCAGCCGTGA
- a CDS encoding GNAT family N-acetyltransferase, which produces MSSKLKPNEVTPGDAPVPIPIELAGRWGRLRPLDAARDAAELYPLSHDEHTQATWVDMKVGPFATEQAFAEHIAALVADTKRAFFAVDGPDDQPLGWLCLMEARPAHHVVELGYVLYTPPLQRTRLATEALYLILRHVFDDLGYRRLEWTCTSTNHRSRKAAERLGFVYEGMLRQGLFLKGKPCDICMYSMLASEWPARCAALEAWLDPANFRDGRQVWSLTEIRSAAGHDPVELADPPLPI; this is translated from the coding sequence ATGTCATCCAAGCTGAAACCGAACGAGGTCACGCCGGGTGATGCGCCGGTTCCCATCCCCATCGAGCTTGCCGGCCGCTGGGGGCGGCTGCGGCCGCTCGACGCCGCGCGCGACGCGGCAGAGCTCTATCCGCTATCGCATGACGAGCATACGCAGGCCACCTGGGTCGACATGAAGGTGGGACCATTCGCCACCGAACAAGCCTTCGCCGAGCATATCGCCGCCCTCGTGGCCGATACCAAGCGTGCCTTCTTCGCCGTCGACGGTCCCGATGACCAGCCGCTCGGATGGCTCTGCCTGATGGAGGCGAGACCCGCGCACCATGTCGTCGAGCTCGGCTACGTGCTCTACACGCCGCCCCTGCAGCGCACGCGGCTCGCCACCGAGGCGCTCTACCTCATCCTGCGCCACGTCTTCGACGACCTCGGCTACCGGCGCCTCGAATGGACCTGCACTTCGACCAACCACCGCTCGCGCAAGGCGGCCGAGCGGCTCGGCTTCGTCTACGAGGGCATGCTCCGTCAGGGCCTGTTCTTGAAGGGCAAGCCCTGCGACATCTGCATGTATTCTATGCTTGCCAGCGAATGGCCGGCCCGCTGCGCCGCCCTCGAGGCCTGGCTCGATCCCGCGAACTTCCGCGATGGGCGGCAGGTCTGGTCGCTGACCGAAATCCGTTCCGCTGCCGGCCATGATCCTGTGGAGCTGGCGGATCCGCCCCTGCCGATCTGA
- a CDS encoding LuxR C-terminal-related transcriptional regulator, with protein MTGTIRIAIVDDHPLFREGVARSLGEIGGFAVVGEGASAEDAERLVQTIAPDILLLDISMPGGGLNAAATILSGHPGQKIVMLTVSETNADVAQALNTGVRGYVLKGVGSKTLAEILSDVAAGQSYVSPTLSARLLSDLLQPASRKPDPLSQLTGREAEILRLVAEGLSNKEVAARLSLQEKTVKHHMTRVLAKLNVRNRTEAALLMHEAKERGL; from the coding sequence GTGACCGGAACCATCCGCATCGCCATTGTCGACGACCATCCCCTGTTTCGCGAGGGTGTCGCGCGCAGCCTGGGCGAGATCGGCGGCTTCGCCGTCGTTGGCGAAGGCGCCAGCGCCGAGGACGCCGAAAGGCTGGTCCAGACGATCGCGCCCGATATCCTCCTGCTCGACATCAGCATGCCTGGCGGCGGGCTCAATGCCGCGGCCACCATCCTGTCCGGCCACCCCGGCCAGAAGATCGTCATGCTAACCGTGTCGGAGACCAATGCCGACGTCGCCCAGGCGCTCAACACCGGCGTGCGCGGCTATGTGCTGAAGGGTGTCGGCTCCAAGACGCTGGCCGAGATCCTCAGCGATGTCGCGGCCGGCCAGAGCTATGTCTCGCCGACGCTGTCGGCGAGACTGTTGTCGGACCTCCTGCAGCCGGCGAGCCGTAAGCCCGATCCGCTCAGCCAGCTCACCGGTCGCGAGGCCGAGATCCTGCGGCTGGTGGCGGAGGGCCTCAGCAACAAGGAGGTCGCCGCCAGGCTTTCGCTGCAGGAGAAGACGGTCAAGCATCACATGACCAGGGTGCTGGCCAAGCTCAACGTGCGCAACCGCACGGAGGCGGCGCTGCTGATGCACGAGGCGAAGGAACGAGGGCTGTAG
- the ade gene encoding adenine deaminase — protein sequence MDSKKLLTRMIRAGAGEIPADLVIRNVRLLDVVTGTVSETDIAIVADRIVGTHARYQAAEVIDGRGRFAVPGFIDTHLHIESSLVSPLEFDRCVLPHGVTTVLCDPHEIANVLGVEGIRYFLDCTERTILDVRVNLSSCVPSTVFETSGARLEAEDLIPLRTHPKVVGLAEVMNFPGVLAGDEGMIAKLDAFSDGHIDGHAPLLRGQRLNGYLAARIRTDHETTTAAEAREKLAKGMAILIREGSASKDLNALAEILDADTSSFVALCTDDRNPLDIAEEGHLDSSIRRLIAKGRPLHHVYRAASHSAARIFGLTDRGLVAPGWRADIALLDDLEDCRVSDVIAAGRLVTPALFETRRAVAPVGLGSVKAKPVTAEAFRVEARPGRNQTPVIAIKPGLIITFREDAALPVLDQCLQADTEADILKAAVVERHGRNGNIGKGFVRGIGLKRGAIASSIGHDCHNITVVGATDADMAVAVNRLIEMGGGMAVADNGVITAELALPLAGLMSLESFETVTHALHRLREATRDIGCTIPEPFLQVAFLALPVIPHLKLTDMGLFDVDRFGFVE from the coding sequence ATGGATTCGAAGAAACTGCTCACCCGCATGATCCGCGCCGGCGCCGGCGAGATCCCCGCCGACCTGGTGATCCGCAACGTGCGGCTGCTCGATGTCGTCACCGGCACGGTGAGCGAAACCGATATCGCCATCGTCGCCGACCGCATCGTCGGCACCCATGCGCGTTATCAGGCGGCCGAGGTGATCGACGGCCGCGGCCGCTTTGCGGTGCCCGGCTTCATCGACACGCATCTCCACATCGAATCCTCGCTGGTCAGCCCGCTCGAATTCGACCGCTGCGTGCTGCCGCACGGCGTCACCACCGTGCTTTGCGACCCGCATGAGATCGCCAATGTGCTGGGCGTCGAAGGCATCCGCTATTTCCTCGACTGCACCGAACGGACCATCCTCGACGTGCGGGTCAACCTTTCATCCTGCGTGCCGTCGACGGTGTTCGAGACCTCGGGCGCACGGCTGGAGGCGGAGGACCTCATCCCGCTGCGCACCCATCCCAAGGTGGTCGGCCTTGCCGAGGTGATGAATTTTCCGGGCGTGCTTGCCGGCGACGAGGGCATGATCGCCAAGCTCGACGCCTTTTCCGACGGCCACATAGACGGCCACGCGCCGCTGCTCAGGGGCCAGCGGCTCAACGGCTACCTGGCGGCGCGCATCCGCACCGACCACGAGACCACGACCGCCGCCGAGGCGCGCGAAAAGCTCGCCAAGGGCATGGCGATCCTGATCCGCGAGGGTTCGGCCTCCAAGGACCTCAACGCGCTGGCCGAGATCCTCGATGCCGACACGTCGAGCTTCGTGGCGCTCTGCACCGACGACCGCAATCCGCTCGACATCGCCGAGGAAGGCCATCTCGATTCCTCGATCCGGCGGCTGATCGCCAAGGGTCGGCCGCTGCATCACGTCTACCGCGCCGCCAGCCATTCGGCGGCGCGCATCTTCGGCCTCACCGACCGCGGCCTGGTGGCGCCCGGCTGGCGGGCGGACATCGCCCTTCTCGACGACCTCGAGGACTGCCGCGTCAGCGACGTCATCGCCGCCGGACGTCTGGTGACGCCGGCGCTGTTCGAGACGCGGCGGGCGGTGGCGCCGGTCGGCCTCGGCTCGGTGAAGGCCAAGCCCGTCACGGCGGAGGCCTTCCGCGTCGAGGCCAGGCCCGGCCGCAACCAGACGCCGGTGATTGCGATCAAGCCCGGCCTGATCATCACCTTCCGAGAGGACGCCGCCCTGCCCGTCCTCGACCAGTGCCTGCAGGCCGACACGGAAGCCGACATCCTCAAGGCGGCGGTGGTCGAGCGGCACGGCAGGAACGGCAATATCGGCAAGGGTTTTGTCAGGGGCATCGGCCTCAAACGCGGCGCCATCGCCTCCTCAATCGGCCATGACTGCCACAACATCACCGTCGTCGGCGCCACCGACGCCGACATGGCGGTGGCGGTCAACCGGCTGATCGAGATGGGCGGCGGCATGGCGGTGGCCGACAACGGCGTCATCACCGCCGAGCTGGCGCTGCCGCTGGCCGGGCTGATGAGCCTTGAATCCTTCGAGACCGTCACCCACGCCCTGCACCGGCTGCGCGAGGCGACGCGCGACATCGGCTGCACGATCCCCGAGCCCTTCCTGCAGGTGGCGTTCCTGGCGCTGCCCGTCATCCCGCATCTCAAGCTCACCGACATGGGCCTGTTCGACGTCGACCGGTTCGGCTTCGTCGAGTGA
- a CDS encoding class I SAM-dependent methyltransferase: protein MTSSEGMPVTTGSEPAGSQDMFNQELDTYRRIVAANLMFHREVYRLLRDQLAEHAPASFRFLDVACGDAAASAAMLKTTAIGGYVGIDLSEASLRLAARVLEDLPCPVELRCGDFAAAMATWSEPVDVIWIGMSLHHLPTEDKARLMRHARRALGGAGLFAIWEPALLRGEDRAAWLARFSLLRDEWSAVSDEEFAAMERHMLLADFPETVDTWLSMGRDAGFRRAEEMFMMPNRMGRMFRFWN, encoded by the coding sequence GTGACATCGAGCGAAGGCATGCCGGTGACGACAGGGAGCGAGCCAGCCGGCTCCCAGGACATGTTCAACCAGGAGCTCGACACCTACCGCAGGATCGTGGCCGCGAACCTCATGTTCCATCGCGAGGTCTACCGCCTGCTGCGCGACCAGCTCGCCGAACACGCGCCGGCATCGTTCCGGTTCCTCGACGTGGCGTGCGGCGATGCCGCTGCCTCCGCCGCGATGCTGAAGACGACGGCGATCGGCGGTTATGTCGGCATCGACCTGTCCGAGGCATCGCTGCGGCTGGCGGCTCGCGTGCTCGAGGATCTCCCTTGCCCGGTCGAACTGCGCTGCGGCGATTTCGCGGCGGCGATGGCGACCTGGTCGGAACCCGTCGACGTGATCTGGATCGGCATGTCGCTGCACCACCTGCCGACCGAGGACAAGGCGAGACTGATGCGGCACGCCCGGAGGGCCCTGGGCGGCGCAGGCCTGTTCGCCATCTGGGAGCCGGCGCTGTTAAGGGGAGAGGATCGCGCCGCCTGGCTCGCCCGCTTCTCCCTGCTGCGTGACGAATGGTCGGCCGTTTCCGACGAGGAATTCGCCGCCATGGAACGGCATATGCTGCTGGCCGATTTCCCCGAGACCGTCGACACATGGCTCAGCATGGGCCGGGATGCCGGCTTTCGCCGGGCGGAGGAGATGTTCATGATGCCGAACAGGATGGGCAGGATGTTCCGGTTCTGGAACTAG
- a CDS encoding pyridoxal phosphate-dependent decarboxylase family protein, which yields MKALEISNQELSQLADEAMDLATTYWASLDDRPAYPSTSGRETTALFSRPWAEEGRGRDVLHDFKLIAEHARPSAGRFFAYVFGSGEPVGAVGELLAAVLNQNVTSWRSAPAATSIEHAVVGWLAEAVGCAGFTGSLCGGGSAANLMALAMAREAKLPANETGVRGGVIYASEQVHMSIPKAVALLGIGTANLRLIPVDDQFRMRPDALQTAIAADRAAGQMPVAIVATVGTIVSGAIDPLPEIAAIAGREGLWLHVDGAYGVLAALALPDQLNSLALADSLSLDAHKWLYQPLDCGCLLHRHQDIARKTFSHSDDYVGLLSQDPTEGFAFFEESFELSRRFRALKLWLSLQYHGRRAFREAIAEDLRHARLLAETVEAHPELELLAPVPLSAVCFRHRAKDNRAILRRVNARGRVYLSNASVRDQFALRACFVNHRTTDGNVLEIVSEVIAAADELND from the coding sequence ATGAAGGCGCTCGAAATCTCCAATCAGGAATTGTCGCAGCTGGCGGACGAGGCGATGGACCTCGCCACGACCTATTGGGCCTCGCTCGACGACCGTCCGGCCTATCCGTCGACCAGCGGCAGGGAGACAACCGCGCTCTTCTCGCGGCCTTGGGCCGAGGAAGGCCGAGGCCGTGACGTCCTGCACGACTTCAAGCTGATCGCCGAGCATGCGCGACCATCCGCCGGCAGGTTCTTCGCCTATGTCTTCGGTTCCGGCGAGCCGGTAGGGGCGGTGGGTGAATTGCTGGCGGCGGTGCTCAATCAGAACGTCACCTCGTGGCGATCGGCGCCGGCGGCGACATCGATCGAGCACGCCGTCGTCGGTTGGCTGGCGGAGGCGGTCGGCTGCGCCGGCTTCACCGGCAGCCTGTGCGGCGGCGGCTCGGCGGCAAACCTGATGGCGCTGGCGATGGCGCGGGAGGCAAAGCTGCCGGCCAACGAAACAGGGGTGCGCGGCGGCGTGATCTATGCGTCCGAGCAGGTGCACATGTCTATTCCCAAGGCGGTGGCGCTGCTCGGCATCGGCACGGCGAACCTGCGCCTGATACCCGTCGACGACCAGTTCCGGATGCGTCCGGACGCCCTCCAGACGGCCATCGCCGCCGATCGTGCGGCCGGACAAATGCCTGTCGCGATCGTCGCCACGGTCGGCACCATCGTCTCCGGCGCCATCGACCCGCTGCCCGAGATCGCCGCTATCGCCGGGCGCGAGGGCCTGTGGCTGCATGTCGACGGCGCGTATGGCGTTCTGGCGGCCCTGGCCTTGCCGGATCAGCTCAATTCGTTGGCGCTGGCGGATTCGCTTTCGCTCGACGCGCACAAATGGCTGTACCAGCCGCTCGACTGCGGCTGCCTGCTGCATCGCCACCAGGACATCGCGCGCAAGACGTTTTCGCACAGCGACGACTATGTCGGCCTGCTGAGTCAGGACCCAACGGAAGGTTTCGCCTTCTTCGAGGAATCGTTCGAGCTGTCGCGGCGTTTCCGCGCGCTGAAGCTTTGGCTGTCGCTGCAATATCACGGGCGCCGCGCCTTTCGCGAGGCGATCGCCGAGGACCTGCGCCATGCCCGGCTTTTGGCGGAGACGGTCGAGGCGCATCCGGAGCTGGAGCTTCTGGCGCCGGTGCCGCTCAGCGCGGTCTGTTTCCGCCATCGCGCCAAGGACAACAGGGCGATCCTGAGACGCGTGAATGCCCGCGGTCGCGTCTATCTGTCGAACGCGTCGGTCCGCGACCAGTTCGCGCTGCGGGCATGCTTCGTCAACCACCGCACGACGGACGGCAATGTGCTCGAAATCGTCTCGGAGGTGATCGCGGCAGCCGATGAACTCAACGATTGA
- a CDS encoding EamA family transporter: protein MVFAQKAGAELGVRTTAWGMAIAALVALPFGFAGVEPVLAQPSILISAMLVGLLSSALPFWLEMVALTRMPARVYGMLTCLEPALGALIGFLFLHESLTALQCAGIAAIIAAAFGTAMTARLPTPLPGQRFEFCP from the coding sequence ATCGTCTTTGCGCAGAAGGCCGGTGCCGAGCTTGGCGTCCGCACCACGGCCTGGGGTATGGCGATCGCTGCGCTTGTAGCGCTGCCCTTCGGCTTTGCCGGCGTCGAGCCGGTACTCGCCCAGCCGTCGATCCTGATCAGCGCCATGCTCGTCGGACTGCTCTCGAGCGCACTGCCGTTCTGGCTGGAGATGGTGGCGCTGACCAGGATGCCGGCCAGGGTCTATGGCATGCTGACCTGCCTGGAACCGGCGCTGGGCGCGCTGATCGGCTTCCTGTTCCTGCATGAGAGCCTGACGGCACTGCAATGCGCCGGCATTGCAGCCATCATTGCGGCAGCCTTCGGCACGGCTATGACGGCACGATTGCCAACGCCGCTGCCAGGCCAGAGATTTGAGTTCTGCCCTTGA